In Paenibacillus guangzhouensis, a single window of DNA contains:
- a CDS encoding DNA-deoxyinosine glycosylase — protein MRIQSFPPIMNDESTILILGSMPGVVSLSQHQYYAHPRNHFWRILYDLYQTPLEMDYDRRIAFALSRGIGLWDVLGECIREGSLDSNIQEAVPNDFISLFQAYPRITHLMFNGAKAYEEFTRRVAPQLDLEGKKLHKLPSTSPAHTMAYVRKLEAWKNEIVWI, from the coding sequence ATGCGCATTCAATCTTTTCCACCGATCATGAACGACGAATCGACTATATTGATATTAGGTTCCATGCCCGGCGTTGTCTCGCTGTCGCAGCATCAATACTATGCGCATCCTAGGAATCATTTCTGGCGGATTCTCTATGACTTGTATCAAACTCCGCTCGAGATGGACTATGATCGGCGCATTGCTTTTGCATTATCTAGAGGAATCGGGTTGTGGGATGTGTTAGGGGAATGTATTCGGGAAGGGAGTCTCGATTCGAATATTCAAGAGGCGGTACCCAATGACTTCATTTCGTTATTCCAAGCGTATCCCCGCATTACCCATCTAATGTTCAATGGAGCGAAGGCATATGAGGAGTTCACACGTCGGGTTGCTCCTCAGCTTGATCTGGAGGGGAAGAAGCTGCACAAGCTGCCTTCGACAAGTCCAGCGCATACGATGGCTTATGTGAGGAAGCTCGAAGCATGGAAGAATGAGATCGTCTGGATATGA
- a CDS encoding DegV family protein, with protein MSNIRVFSDSTCDLPPELREQYQIGIIPLYVTFGEEAYRDGEDITPIQLYQKVDIVGSLPKTAAPSPGDFIKAFTPAIEAGHDVIFIGISTELSSTCQNAKIAADEFPEGRVVVIDSRNLSTGIGLLVLQAARAAETGHNIQTIEQMITEARERIEVEFIIDTLDYLHKGGRCSSLQNFIGSLLKIRPVVKVVDGKMILASKIRGKREKAFDQLVQNALKFKDQLDGATVSVTHSLAETEAVKIREILLRETKAHEVLLSEAGCVISSHCGPETVGIVLMRNA; from the coding sequence ATGTCTAACATTCGGGTCTTCTCAGACAGCACTTGTGACTTGCCGCCTGAGTTACGCGAACAATATCAAATCGGCATTATTCCCTTGTATGTAACCTTTGGTGAAGAAGCTTATCGTGATGGCGAGGATATCACACCGATCCAGCTCTATCAAAAAGTCGACATCGTCGGTAGTCTTCCCAAGACGGCTGCACCTTCGCCAGGCGACTTCATAAAGGCGTTCACCCCTGCGATTGAAGCAGGACATGACGTGATCTTCATCGGTATATCAACCGAACTATCATCTACATGCCAGAATGCAAAAATAGCAGCCGATGAGTTCCCAGAAGGACGTGTTGTCGTCATCGATTCACGCAATTTATCGACCGGGATTGGTCTCCTCGTGCTTCAAGCTGCCCGTGCTGCCGAAACAGGGCATAACATACAGACAATTGAGCAAATGATAACCGAAGCGCGCGAACGCATCGAAGTTGAATTTATTATCGATACGCTCGATTATCTGCATAAGGGCGGCCGCTGCTCCAGTCTGCAGAACTTCATCGGCAGCTTGCTCAAGATCCGTCCTGTCGTAAAGGTCGTAGACGGCAAAATGATTCTCGCCTCCAAAATCCGCGGCAAACGCGAAAAGGCCTTTGATCAGCTTGTGCAAAATGCGCTGAAATTCAAAGACCAACTGGATGGCGCTACCGTCTCCGTCACCCACTCACTCGCAGAGACAGAAGCGGTGAAGATTCGCGAAATATTACTGCGCGAGACCAAGGCACACGAAGTGCTGCTCTCGGAGGCAGGCTGTGTTATCTCCAGCCACTGCGGTCCGGAAACCGTCGGTATTGTCCTTATGCGTAACGCTTAA